In the genome of Paramormyrops kingsleyae isolate MSU_618 chromosome 5, PKINGS_0.4, whole genome shotgun sequence, the window TGTTAATGGCTTTTGACAGTAACCTTAAACACACGAGCAAATCCACAAATTAATGTCTCACAACAAACAGAGGGTTTATGGCATGGCTAAGTCAGAACTCCAGATCTTAATCCTGTGCAAAGTTTGTGGGGTGACTTGTAGTGCCCACTTCTACTAGCGACCTTGTTCTTTAAGTCATTATCCCTAGCTTTGACTGTAGGTATGGACGACAACATCAATAATCAATCTCATGTATTCTCCTTCCATTATTCATGAAAATGAGCACTCGCTACCTTCACCAGAACTCTTTTCTGAGCAGACACCATGACCTTGAGCTTGGAGGTTGGAATTTTCATCCCCTCCAGTTCATCCTTGGCTTTAAGTTGCTCAGGTGCCTGTTGGAGGTCCTGTTCAGGTGAAGCAAAAGGCACGACATCATCTGCAAATAGCACATATGTCACTTCAAGACCCCACACACCATTCTAGCTGCAGTTATGCCTCATGAAATTTATGAAAAGAAATAGAGGATAAATGGACTCTTGATGGAGGCCAAAATTTTGATTTTGTCAAGGATGCAAACAACTGCATTCAAATAGGGACCAAACAGCACTAAGTAGCCGCCTTGGAGTCCGATATTCCTGTAGTACCTCCCACAGTATGGTGCTTTACCTTCTCCAAATGTAAAACGCATATGTAGACTTTGTTACCATATTCCCAAAAACCCTCTGATGATCCCTGTATAGTTGAAACCTACACTCTGGtccatatttattttattgtacttattatatatatatatatatatatatatatacatacacacacacacacacacacagtggtacctcggttctcgaacttaatccgttccggacttcGGATCGAAtgctaaaaagttcgagttcccATACGTAATAATGGAAAAAtaattgtccgctccttccgtgtgccacgccccctcgttaaccttgtgtgggatccccaagtgatcagctgtttctggttgttgtcattagtcctctgtattaagtccacgtttcagtttgtttccccagtctggtcattgggtgcgttcggcttgcttacagcgctggcttaaagcaacgcattctgatcctgacgcaatgcattatggttagatgcattgcgacctctcacccggctgcacaaactggaaccgcctccgtgaggacacacctttgcccttattggctgaagagtttagttacacgcatgacgtttgtatcccaggcagttccaatGCGTAATCTGCAATTTCTCCCGAagatcacgtaaagcagtgagaactggttttcagttaatttacctggtaaaataaagtttaaataaatgacataaatgctctaatagtacacgtaagttagtggtttatttattgttagttactgtaatgttgcgatgctttatttggttaatagtccagtctgtgaagaaggcattcaagtaagaattgcattgtagtatgactcatttcctggcgcgtgcaatttattttatattaggtcagcgttcacggttcgaattctgatattcagatcgagttctaggtcaaactggtttgttcgactttcaagaaactcgagttctagtgagttcgagaaccgaggtaccactgtatatatatacacatatatatatatatatatatatatatatatatatatatatatatatatatatatatatggggacACTGTCAGTTCAGAGATACTATGCCTGCTTTCCATGCAACACTGAGGCTAGTCATTCATGTTACCCCAACAACATACTGTGCTTTCTTTGGACAGAACTCTGCCCCCACAACTGTTCTACTATTTAGGCCTATAACCACTGTATTGAGTTTCAGTAAATTCAGAATTTACAATATTGCTTCCTGGTGAGAGGGTACATCCACTGGCTCGAGGACTTCCTCAAAGTGTTCCTTCCACCACTCTGCAACCCCAGTGTTAGTCAGCTCTTCCCTACCCCTGAACAGACTGAATTGAATAGACTTTGAACCTGCTCCTGAGGTGTAAAACAGTTTGCCCAAACATCTTTAATGTTCCATGGTCTCtccaaactcctcccatgcAAGAGTTGTCCCCCAGTGATTGAGTTTCCTGCAACCTTTCTGGCCTGCTGGTATCTTTCAGCTGTCTCAGGAGACCCTCATGCAAACATTGCCCTGGAGTCCACCTTGTTCAGCCTAACAGCTTCCTTCAGCACAGGTGTCCACCAGTGGCTCCTAGTGGGTTACTGCTATAGGAAGTATCAACTGTCTTCAGCCGCTGGAACAATTAGAGACTTGAAGGTGATACTTTCAGGCATGATGACCCTAACCTCATTCAGCATGCTAGAGGTgcattaaaatttattttgcatCAAACTTTCAGCCAGATATTCCCAGCAAACCCTGAGTGCTTGTCTGGATTGTCCTGGTCCATCTGGCCTCCTCTTCATGCATCAAATCCATGTGGTCATCTGTTGTCTAACTCAAGCCAGATAACATGAGTATGCAGTTTATCATCTATAGCGCCAAAGTTCATTAACATTTTACCATTTGGGTTCAGATCCAGGAGACCCTTCTTCCCAGTCTCGTCCCTCTAGCTATCTCCAGCATTCTTCACATAAACACTGAAGTCCACCAGTGGGACTGCAGAGTCAGTAGGCAGTACTCCTTCACACCCACTTTCTGTCTTTgatgcatttgggggggggggggggggggggggaagtcgGAGTTTTCCCCTCTCCAGATTGTAGTCACGTAGAGGCAACTCTCATGTCCTCTGGGAAACTCTCCAGCAGCACAGCCCTCAGCCCGGAGCTTGTAAGTATCCCCACTCCTGCCGTTCACCATGGGGAGCTCCAGAGTAGCAGAAACTCCACACCAAATTAAGAGGTCTGCCTCCAGTGTAAggccgactatatctagccagTACCTTTTTATCTTCCACAGAGAGGAAACACTCCACATTCTAGTCTCTATTGCCATGGCTTGATCTATGTGGGTCTTTCCTGCACTTTCCTGAGCACCTGCTCCTTCTGCCCAAACAATCGAAAGTGCCTCCCTTGTAAGTCCTGAGTGCCCCACTTCAACTTCCGATGGTCACGCAAAATTTACTGAGCAACCCCAAAAGGAAACCCACCCTGACTGGCAATTGTTTTTGCCTGCCCAGTTGAGCACAGAAAGTCTGTGCCTGTTACGTGGACAGGCTGCCATCAGGCTCTCATTCCTGGCACCATTCTGGGAAGGATATCCTTGTTCGTATTTTGAGAAATCGTGACATAGGTGATTCTTCTGTCTttgaaaaggtgcaacggagggctacgagaatgattcctggtcttagaggaatgtcttatgaggagaggttagctgaactgaatctgtttagccttgagcaaaggagactaaggggggacatgatccaggtctataagattctaacgggtctggatgctgttcagccaaatggctacttcaatattagtttaaatactagaactcgtggccataagtggaaattagcgggagaacattttaaaacaaatttgaggaagcacttctttacacagcatgtagtcagagtatggaatagtcttcctgctagtgtagcggaagctaaaaccatgggttcctttaaatcagagctagataagattttaacaactctgagctattagttaagttctccccaaacgagcttgatgggttgaatggcctcctctcatttgtaaatttcttatgttcttatgtttttattttcttgctaGGGGCAACTGCAGCCTAATGGtgagggaagtgcacttgtgattgaaagattgctggtttgagtcccTGCCCACATAGCCCCGGGGGACCcagagcaaggtactgctcctcGCTttctgaattagctgccccctccTATGTTataatgtcacatatgggttaagtGTCAAGAGCAAATTTTGTTGTGGGTGTGTCACCCAATGGCAACTAATCATTTTCACTCACTCATTTTATTAGCCCGTAAAAGTACTCAATTAATGATGCTAAAATTATTTGACTAATTAAGTGgaaaaaactcattttaaataaatgttcaaTATCAGCTGAAGAATCACAACTCGGGGAACTTTGGAAGTGTCATACAAAAATGCAAGATTTGGATTTTAGTGAGGAGACCAAATCATGGCAATagaattctgattaaatatagatttaacttatttaaaaatgtttcaaagTGCTAAATGTACATGTTTTAACTGTAGATTTACCTGCATCTCAAAAATAATAGGAAAAAGAGTGCAAGATAACCATTACAGGCAAGGAGGGGAGGCATATACACCCCGTATTTAGTTTGGcttcattcacccccccccccccccccataaatagACATTTGCCTTTATATTAAGTTGTGTCCCCCATGTCATACTCTCTCCTCTGCCTTTGACCCTCATGATAGTATGTAGATTACATGGCAGACATGCACAAGGGTGCAATACTTAAAATAAATGAGTAGGTACATAAGCACTTgtaataatgaaaattaattcattttcaaaAGAACACAAAGGTTATTGCTACAAATTGAAACTTCATTTGCATTTGAGGTCATTCCTTGAGCCCTGCCTCATCTCCTCCATacttacataagaacataagaaatttacaaacgagagggggccattcggcccatcaagctcgtttggggagaacttaactaataactcagagttgttaaaatcttatctagctctgatttaaaggaacccagggttttagcttccgctacactaacaggatgactattccatactctaactacacgctgtgtaaagaagtgcttcctcaaatttgttttaaaatgttctcccactaatttccacttatggccacgaattctagtatttaaactaatattgaaatagccatttgactgaacagcatccagacctcttagaatcttatagacctggatcatgtccccccttggtctcctttgctcgaagctgaacagattcagctcacttaacctctcctcataagacattcctctaacaccaggaatcattctcgtagccctccgttgcatcttttctaaggcagcaatgtccttcttaaggtatggtgaccaaacctgcacacaatattctaggtggggtcttaccaaggaattatatacagtaagtgtaacatcacctcccttgacttaaactccacacacctagagatataacccgacattctattggccttttttattgcttccccacactggcgagaatgggacatggaagcatcaacatacacaccgagatctttctcgtaatcagctacctttatttcagtggaacccataaaatatctgtactttatatttctgctccctgcatggattaccttacatttatctgtcttaaatttcatctgccaagtatcagcccagtcgttaattaaatccagatcccgttgtagcctctctgctgctagatcagtatctgctacaccacccaccttggtgtcgtctgcaaatttaaccagtttactgtatgtattggtgtcaatatcattaatgtaaattaggaacaatagtggtcctaaaattaaaccctgcggtaccccactatgaacgcaagcccactgtgacattgtgcctctaataactactcgctgcttcctgtcagttaaccagttttcgatccaagctgccacagttcctaaaatccctgcagctttgagatttagcaagagccgtttgtgggggacaacatcaaaggccttctggaaatctaagtagatcacatcgtaggcctttttaatttgtaatcaatttcacttgtagcttcctcaaagaactcaagtagattcgataaacaggatctacctctcctaaatccatgttggctatccctcagaatgttatttgcatccaggtaatctaccattttcacttggattatagcttccattatttttccagtaatgctagttaaactgattggcatatagtttgctggattacttctatccctttttttgaatatgggtgttatattagcttATGCTATCCTTGCGTCTTAGCACAGCGGCGCACAGCCATGCATCGCTGTTCAGCCTGCATTGGTGTGACCGTTCGCCAAAGAACTCTAACTGCACAAGAGAACCAAGTGGGAAATAAAAGTTCAGCAGGTCAGGGGCAGTCAGTGGGTACCCAAAGGTTGAAAGTGCCCTTcaagatacatccccttcataGTGCCCTAAACCCAGTTACCCATCACCACCCTCTTGAGAAATGCCAAATGAGAGTGGGACACTGCCTTATTTTATTCTACACACTCACAGTCACCCCGATCCAGCCTGACACATGTTTCTTCTCCTTCTTCTCACTCTTGTTCTTGAGGTCAACAAGCACCTGGGTGAAGTAGCTTGGGTCAGAGTTCATCTGTGGCGTCTTTGAGTTCTCCTTGAAACTCACAACCAGTAGTGGCTCGAGGAGGTAAATGGTCTCATTATCCATGTAGGGACAGGAGAGGTAGGAGCAGGTGAGCACCACTGTCTGTATCTTGTGCTGAGGGCTACTCTGAGGAGACCACACTGCCAGGAAGGATGAAGGTCCTGCCAGCCCTGCAGCTGCTGGGAGTGACCGTGCAGCAGCATACGAACAGAAAGAAGTTAGTTGGgatgcagtgtgtgtggagcagcctgtaaGTGTCCTTTCTGTTGGACCTCAGGTGGGGTCAGAGGCCAAAGATGCAGATAGTTTCATGGTTCTGCATTAGTGCAGAATTGTGAGCTGCAGAAAATTAGCATCAGTGAATTTGGGTGTTGTACCTAAAGTCCTCTTTCAGCTCCTACCATTAATGGGGGTCCTGATTGAAAGAACCAGGATGGACTTAACTGGACCTCTAGACTGCAATGTACTGGGGTGCTAGTTTTTGTTAGTGGACTGGGACATGGAATACAGTCAGTGCTGGGGAAGTAGCCTGGGTCACCAGCTAAATcaccagctgagtataaagagtcacagtcatggAGTGCTGGATGAAACAAAACctcggtctggatttgtgctttctggacctgaactttccatctctgtctgtaatggatcacttttgtgagtaactttcCCAACACTGGATGCAAATCCACTGGAAGCAGCAGTACCTCTCTTCCATCTTGCCTCTGAGTCTAATGCAGAGGTTCTGTTTTGATTTTTCACCAAGGTTTGGAATCCTGAATTTTGACTGATTGAGGCACAGAATGTCATGAGAACTGGAGGACCTGTGCCCACAGTTGGATGTGAATGTGATTCAGTGTCTTTCACTCAGAAACGGGCAAACTAGTAGAATTCTTTGATGAAACAGTAAAGCCCgtgttttgtatgtttgttcTCACAGAAATTGTTTGGTATGAGGGAGATTCTTCAGTCATGCCACTGGCTTTTCCTTTGTTGCGACTTTCTACTGGTGGAGAAATTAAGAATCCAAGAATCCAAGCACCTCTCAAAATCTAATTCAATACATTCTAGACCTGAAAGCAAAACTTGATTCACTGGGAACACTGGAGTACTGTTCGAAATGGACATGAAAAGGGCCTAATCATGCTACTCCTCACCAGTGGAAGAAGTGGTTATATTACTGCACATGTCTGTGCTTAAATAGTTGGCCAAGTAGCAAATGTTACTTATGGTCATGTGACAAATTATGGATCTACATTATTAGGATACATAAATCGATCTGGGAAGTTCTAGGTTTCTAGGTTTATTATATTAACCTAGGAAATCCTAGGAGAACTACAGTGTGCTCATGGCTTTCGGATTAGTGATCAGGCTGCAGAAGGAACCTGCTTGCCTCAAAAAAATTCTTCATAGATATCAATATGTTGCCTTTTCCTATGAGCTTTCAGTTTACTGTTAATGTGTCCTGCATATGatctggaaaatggatggatgtcatGTTCACATTTTACTGCTCATTGCctttcagttaaaaaaatagGCAGCATTAGCAATGCTTTcagtaaaatccacttgattccttattttctttaatttttgaCATTTAATCTACTTGGAAACAGCAGTCTTCCTGACCATTAGCCCCCATATGATGGCTTTATCAAACTTTTGTTTCTCCATTAACTGGGAAATATAATTTCCTCAGTAAGTCTGTTTTATGCTGCCTGATGGAGAAACCAAAGTTTTGGTCCAATGTTTATAGATCACGTTTTATTTTAAGTGAAATCTGTGGTGATTCTGTGCACATCGTTCCCAGCATCAGGCAAAACAACAAGGGTGTGCTGCTCTGAAACCCCACTCACGGGAAAGATTAAATATGAATCATTTTCCCTCTCTGTGGAGGTAGAGCATTTCATGGTGATTTATGCATTTTGTTCATTGTGTGGTGGGCATGCAAGCGCACTGTTGAATACATGTAAGGCAATATGAAGTGCAGTAAAACTGCATTAGAACATGCAATATTTTTATAATGCTGGGTTATCATCTTTGTATttgtccattaaaaaaaaaaaaactcttaacCGGAAGCTGCCCATGTcgtcttttcttttttgaaggCACTAGGGTCTGCGtgaaggtggggggtgggggggacacaccaTCACAATGCCTCTTGGGACCTGTAGACTCCCTCAGTCAGCACTGACCAAAAATGTGAGTATTGGTATAATGATGATGCTGAAGGACCtgaagacagagacacagacacatctCCCATTTGTGCGTCATGAACGATCAGTGCATTTTAATTTCCATCAcagtacaaaaataaataaaaataagctgaaacaaacaaacagaaggtTCAATTACAGCGACagcttttttaaataaacaattgtATTGGCTCAACACCTTGGTCCCACCCCCTCCCAACAGTCAAACCCCACCCAAAACGCTCCTTTCTTGTTTTCAGACATCCCACTCCTTGTGTCCCTTGGCCCCATAAGAAAacaaattcattcattcattcatcagtacaaacacacactcagtcATCcaacacatactcatacacacatgcagtcaTTGAGAAAGCCTCTCATTAAATTCTAATAACACTATTTTTTTCCAACAAAGATGTACGCAACAAGATACACAAAAAAACCAAAGAGATTTTGAACAATTactcatcttttttttttttttttttccttttttaagctttttaaagtattttcCAAACAACTACTTGGTGTTGCAAGTGAAAAATGGCACATTTCTGTGAATCAGGGTAGCTGAATTAGAGTCAGCCAGAGGGATTAAAGTGCCCCCCCATTACTGACGCTAAAAGACTCCCACGCCCCACAAGCTTGAGAATGTATCGCATGTCAAGCTGCTTCTCCCTATTGCGTTACCCACTGGGACAATGGGCAGTCGTGGTCTTGACTGTAGATTAAAAGTCACTAGGGCAGGCTCAGTCCATGAGCACAGCAGATACTACACCTGCATCTCCAGCTTCATGACACACTGCTTTCACAGGACACGGCGCCACACCGTTACAGTACAAGTCCCACATGTCTGTGTCTTCTTTGCTTTAAGAAACCAGCGCTGAAGAAGCATGTATGGAGCATTCAAAGCCAAGTTTGATAAGATAAGAAACCCATTCTTTTCAGGATGGAACTGCTGTGATAAAGAAAATGAATCAATGTGTGcatatatttgtctttttttttcttttcgtttTGAGAACGGAATTTGAAAGACACAAATATTGAAAGAAAGCATGCACAGTTGATCTCTGTTGGTGTGGTAATAAAGTGGGCAAATAATAATTTCTTTTTGTATATCAAGTTCCATTTGTTCTCGTTTGTGACCGTAATCCATTCTTAATTCTCTGGCTTGTAAAATGATGCTGTATTACATTGTGTTAGCAGCTGCAGACTGGGAGCCCAGGGGAGACTCCCGGGCCGTTTTTGCTGTTTGCTGTTGGAGATGTCGTGGGCTTCTCTCTGGCTTCCTTACAGACTGGGGTCTGCAATAGAGAAGTTCCGCCAAACTCAGGTGAGTCTTACGCTCCCCACGCAGCCGAGGCTGCCCTGTGCTTCACCTGCGCACTGATACATTGCTACTGTCATGCTTTTGGTCTCTGCCGTCAGCCATTAAGGTATCACACTAACACCATTCTCAAAAAGCCTCATGTTCTCTTGGCGGAATCCCCAATGAGAAAAACAATTTCTTTGCAGTTTTCTCTAACTCAGAATGATCTGCATCTGTACTACTGATCACTGTGAAtcagattgattttttttttcaattaactAATTGCTATAAATACTAGGCGAACTTCTACAATAAATATTTGCAGCCAGCAGTGCTCTATGCCCAGTACCAAACAGATCGATGGATGCCCTGCTTTCTTCATATTTCTACGTGACCGCTCTACATCCCAGACTTCAAAGAAAAAATATTCACTAATCATTTTTCTAGTGACTTAATCACATCCACAGTCTTCATTCCTGTCAAAAGTACTCCCACAAATTCCCAACGAAATTCTTACGAGATCTTCTGTGTTCTAAAATTGCCTCATTAAGAGCTTTTGACAAGTTCCGACTTATTCCCTTCTCATTACTGATAATCACTGAATCAATGAAGAATACACAATTTGTAATTCTAAAATTATTTTGCCAATGAAGCGAATAAATAAAACCATGTTCAGATAAACATTCAGTGTCAACTGAAAGATGTGTGTCATACGTAGCCTGCTGACCTTTGGTGTGGTTATTCAAGACCTGCTGGATTTTCATCAAAGGTGTGACACTAGTCTAAGACAGTTTGTGAACAATAAAAAGGTGGGAAGAGGATTCTGATTAAATCCAAACTGAACTCATAGTCCATTTTTCAAGCAATGCTGAATATTCTTGATTTAAAAGAAAGCATTCTCTGTAGATGCACCTGCTTCACAGATATGACGGGAAATGCATGCAAGCTAACTATGACCTTCATTAATACCACACAGATTGCATGGTAAACATGCACAAGGGTACAATTctaaaaataagtaaatgagTAGATAAATAAACATTGGTTGCCAAGAGCCTGTTATGCAAtactaaaattaatttatttcttttcagATGAAAACAAAGTAGGTCATAATtaacaattgttttttttttgcattcatgGTCATTCAATCAGCCCTGCATCATTTCTCCCTCCTTTCTCCCTCATGCTCCTGCCTCTGTTCTGGTTTTGCACTGCAGGACCCAGTAATGGATGGCATATCTGAGACCATACTCTTCCGACTGCTCTCACTTTCATTGCACACCACCGCTGTGAGGGACACAAACGTTCAACCAATCAGTACCAGTTAGTCAAAGGGAGATTGTTGTTGCCGCTGTTCGCTCATGCATATTGGCAGAGATCAGCTAAGTGTACAGAGCCCGAAGACCGCCCTATGACATCAGAGCGGCATTTAACACATTGAACCCTCAGTAACACCAGCGAGGGAGAAACAGAGGGACTGCAACATGTTCGGTCCAATCCACATTCTGAGTTCTGGGATTATTTaacttttttcttcttttgttttgctttcatcttcttttttttcctcttttgctttgaatatttttgtgtcATGTATATATAAGAAGCAGAGGATGCGCTCAAGCCTGGCATTTCATTAAATCTAAACATACACCTCAGGGCCAAGGTCCTGAGGAAATGTTAACTAATTAAACAactaatttaaacatttttttaaagtactTCAGACATTATGCATTCGTTTCCTCTTTTTTGGTGTAATACTTCAGTCTTTTAAGCCTGCATTAGGTGGTAGTAGGTTAAACCAGGTAAGACATTTGTCCCTCTGCAGCTTCTGTAGTTTTAGGAGGGAAGAGTTTGCATCTTCATTCATTCTGCCATGTACAAAATCAGTAAACAGATCTCCAACCATCTTAGTGCAGTTTAAAGCACTAAAATCCATTTGAACGATCTAGCGCCATAGCATTGGTAAACATACTGTGTATGGTATCAGTCATTTCCCACAACTTTATTCAGTTTAgatttattattacatattgtAACCGCAAGTTGTATGCTACCTTTATGGCACATTTCACTGAATGTGCCGTAAACCTAGTCATCTATCACCACTCTCTTGAGAAATGCCAGACAAGAGTAGACCACTGCCTTGTCTTCCACTCgacccacccaccccaccctcaCCCCTGTTGTCCCTCACCGGTCCAGTCCGATGAGCAACCGGCTTCTTTCCTCCTCCTTTTGACTCTCGTTCTTGAGGTCAGCGAACACCTGGGTGAAGTAGTGCGGGTCAGAGTTGATCTGCAGCATCTTCGCGCTCATCAGGTTTATGATGGACAAGCAGCGGTCCCAGAAGGTCTCCTTGGAACTCTCTACCAAGAATGGCTTAAGGGGGTAGGAGATCTCGTTGCCCATGTAGGAATAGGAGAGGTACAGGCAGGTGAGGAGCACTGCCTGAAGCTCATGCTCAGTGGCCACCTCTGAGGAGACCACATCTCGGCACAACATATAGACGAAGACCACGTTGGCAGGAGTGATGAAGCCCTGGTCCTGCCAGCCCTGGAGCAGCAGAGAGCGGTCCACACTGCGCAGCCACAGCACCGGGTCTGTAGGCGACAGATGCTTGAGCCGGTAGCATCTTCGGCACAAGAACTCACCCAGGCATCGTAGCAGCTCACTGGTGGAGGCCTGCACTATCACCCGCTTTGGAGTACCTGGGACAGCAGTGGAACTAGGCAGGGGTACCTTCTTGACAGACGAAGCCACATTGCTGGAGGTCTTGGAGCCAGGGATCACTGGGGCAGCTGAGTCTTGGGTGAAGGTGGAGAGGTTGGCACACGACTGGGACTTCTTCAGGTTCTCATTGTTAAGATGGGTGACGTTGTTCTGGTAGGCAGTATTGGGCTGCACTTTCTTGGAGCCTTTCTTCTTGGCTGAGACGGCTACGATACGCTTCCAAGGGAGCACGTTGATAAGCGAGTGCCGCTTCACGTTTTTGTCTTTGGCGTTCTTGCTGTTCTGCACAGCTGTATAGGGGCCTACAGTGGCGGGCCCATCCTCAAAGAGCCCCGCTTTCCGGTAGCTGGGGGACAGAGACAGCACAGTGCCCATGGTGCTCTGCGCGACGGAGACAAGAGCAAAAAAAGATGCTAGCCTTACTGGCGTATAAGCGAACCAAATACAGAAGGTGAGGCAGGATCAGTGTCTGCCTCACTGCTTCCAAGTCTGGAGATCCTGCCTACAAGAGCCAGATTCTCTCAAGCAAAGACACCGAGGTAAAAGACTCCTCTGTAATGGCTGTGATGATGGATCCCTAGACTTTAAGTGCTGCTTTTATTTCCCTGTTTTTCCTGGAGAAACAGAGGAACTTCAGCCTGTGGGAGGAGAAAAGGTGTCATTGTTACAAATCTGATTACACAGAATTATTTTGATTCTCTCAGTATTTATCATGAAAGGTCTTTAGTAGTAATTTTTGTGTGATAAATATTGTATTTAATTTGACAGGAGACAGGTGTGTGCTAGTGCACATGAAGGCTGAGATAGAAGCATCTGCAGCGACGGTGATAAACGCAAAATTGGGAATCGCTATATCATTTGCATACACATGCACCTTTTTCA includes:
- the cdk5r1b gene encoding cyclin-dependent kinase 5 activator 1b isoform X1, with the translated sequence MGTVLSLSPSYRKAGLFEDGPATVGPYTAVQNSKNAKDKNVKRHSLINVLPWKRIVAVSAKKKGSKKVQPNTAYQNNVTHLNNENLKKSQSCANLSTFTQDSAAPVIPGSKTSSNVASSVKKVPLPSSTAVPGTPKRVIVQASTSELLRCLGEFLCRRCYRLKHLSPTDPVLWLRSVDRSLLLQGWQDQGFITPANVVFVYMLCRDVVSSEVATEHELQAVLLTCLYLSYSYMGNEISYPLKPFLVESSKETFWDRCLSIINLMSAKMLQINSDPHYFTQVFADLKNESQKEEERSRLLIGLDRPQSVRKPERSPRHLQQQTAKTARESPLGSQSAAANTM
- the cdk5r1b gene encoding cyclin-dependent kinase 5 activator 1b isoform X2 — protein: MGTVLSLSPSYRKAGLFEDGPATVGPYTAVQNSKNAKDKNVKRHSLINVLPWKRIVAVSAKKKGSKKVQPNTAYQNNVTHLNNENLKKSQSCANLSTFTQDSAAPVIPGSKTSSNVASSVKKVPLPSSTAVPGTPKRVIVQASTSELLRCLGEFLCRRCYRLKHLSPTDPVLWLRSVDRSLLLQGWQDQGFITPANVVFVYMLCRDVVSSEVATEHELQAVLLTCLYLSYSYMGNEISYPLKPFLVESSKETFWDRCLSIINLMSAKMLQINSDPHYFTQVFADLKNESQKEEERSRLLIGLDR